A genomic region of Desulfosarcina ovata subsp. ovata contains the following coding sequences:
- a CDS encoding glycerophosphodiester phosphodiesterase family protein — translation MKKAWRRGKIVGALLVSMVLSVSMATAGQHSNEWGKKKNKAQLGPRPSYLVEDMDDSVLKEALQQCTDGPFQRTDFSIGHRGAALQFPEHTKESYEAAARMGAGILECDVTFTSDRELVCRHSQCDLHTTTNIVDTDLAQKCSVPPEFDADGNLTNAADIKCCTSDITLEEFKSLCGKMDASNPDATTVEEYLGGTANYRTDLYATCGTVMTHAESIELFKKLGVKMTPELKSPSVEMPYDGDYTQEAYAQQMIDEYKAAGVNPKNVYAQSFDLEDVLYWINHEPRFGNQAVYLDGRYDLSDFDYTDPATWNPSMEELVAQGVNIIAPPIYMLLKIDGSGNIVPSTYAEAAKAAGLDIITWTLERSGLLKDGGGWYYQSVTENIDNDGDMYEVLDVLAKDVGILGIFSDWPATVTFYSNCMGLK, via the coding sequence ATGAAAAAGGCATGGAGGAGAGGTAAAATCGTTGGCGCATTGCTTGTCAGTATGGTTTTAAGTGTTTCCATGGCCACCGCTGGACAGCACAGTAACGAATGGGGGAAGAAGAAAAATAAAGCTCAACTTGGTCCCAGACCCTCTTATCTGGTTGAGGACATGGACGACAGTGTTTTAAAAGAGGCGCTTCAACAGTGCACCGACGGCCCCTTTCAAAGGACCGATTTTTCCATCGGTCACCGTGGTGCCGCGCTTCAATTTCCCGAACACACCAAGGAATCGTATGAGGCGGCGGCCCGCATGGGGGCAGGTATCCTGGAGTGCGATGTGACATTCACCAGTGATCGTGAGCTTGTCTGCCGGCATTCCCAGTGCGACCTGCACACCACCACCAACATTGTGGATACCGATTTAGCCCAAAAGTGTAGTGTTCCTCCAGAGTTTGACGCTGATGGCAACCTCACCAACGCTGCAGACATCAAATGCTGTACCAGCGATATCACCCTGGAGGAGTTTAAATCCCTTTGCGGCAAAATGGACGCATCCAATCCCGATGCGACCACCGTTGAGGAATATCTGGGCGGTACCGCAAATTATCGTACGGATCTCTACGCCACCTGCGGCACCGTCATGACCCATGCCGAGAGCATCGAATTGTTCAAAAAACTCGGTGTGAAGATGACGCCAGAGCTTAAAAGCCCAAGTGTGGAAATGCCTTATGATGGCGACTACACCCAGGAGGCCTATGCCCAGCAGATGATCGACGAGTACAAAGCGGCTGGTGTCAATCCTAAAAATGTCTACGCCCAGTCGTTCGACCTTGAGGATGTGCTTTATTGGATCAATCATGAACCCCGATTCGGCAATCAGGCCGTTTATCTGGATGGTCGTTATGACCTTTCTGATTTCGATTATACCGACCCGGCGACTTGGAACCCGAGTATGGAGGAATTGGTAGCACAGGGCGTGAACATCATCGCCCCTCCCATCTATATGCTGCTCAAGATTGACGGTTCTGGAAATATCGTGCCTTCGACCTATGCCGAAGCAGCCAAAGCCGCCGGCCTTGATATCATCACCTGGACGCTCGAACGTTCCGGTCTGTTGAAAGACGGGGGTGGCTGGTATTACCAGTCCGTCACCGAAAATATCGACAATGACGGCGATATGTATGAGGTGCTCGATGTGCTGGCCAAGGATGTCGGCATTTTGGGCATTTTTTCCGATTGGCCAGCGACCGTTACCTTTTACTCCAACTGCATGGGGTTGAAATAA
- a CDS encoding response regulator transcription factor: protein MTVARSGEEALQLAGKDSFDVVLLDMIMDPGIDGLETYQQILGINPQQKAIIVSGYSETRRVQEALRLGAEEYIKKPYSMKNIGVAISKVLRQSH from the coding sequence GTGACCGTGGCAAGAAGTGGTGAAGAAGCGTTACAGTTGGCTGGCAAAGATTCGTTTGATGTCGTCCTGCTGGACATGATCATGGACCCTGGAATCGATGGCTTGGAGACGTATCAGCAAATACTGGGCATCAACCCTCAACAAAAGGCAATCATTGTCAGCGGATATTCGGAAACCCGGCGGGTCCAGGAGGCATTGCGTTTGGGCGCTGAGGAGTACATTAAAAAGCCTTACTCGATGAAGAACATCGGTGTGGCCATTAGTAAGGTTTTACGCCAGAGTCACTAA
- a CDS encoding sensor histidine kinase: protein MINQNKNASIGLQHQSELIGKTDLQLPWKNDETRYSHENDRRVMETGVADFHVIEPKVTPDGGHRYIDVSRIPLYDDADRVVDLLVTYEDVTEKVLGKQEKAELEAQLRKAEKMEAIGTLAGGVAHDLNNILSGVVSYPQMLLLDLSEEDPFYKPLQNIRKTGERAAAVVHDLLSLARRAVENMESVELKQVIDDYFHSPEFAKLQSNHSHVRVSHRIASPEVKIIGAKHQLSKVIMNLISNAMEATATPNKVTLHLRFDSLSTTHSGYEEIPPSDYAVIDVADSGTGINATDLGHIFEPFYTKKKIGIHCDRGKKW, encoded by the coding sequence ATGATTAACCAAAACAAAAACGCATCAATCGGGCTGCAACATCAATCGGAGCTTATAGGTAAAACCGACCTTCAGTTACCCTGGAAAAACGATGAAACCAGATATTCCCATGAAAATGACCGCCGGGTCATGGAAACGGGTGTTGCGGATTTCCATGTAATCGAACCGAAGGTGACACCAGATGGCGGGCACAGGTACATTGATGTCAGTCGTATCCCTTTGTATGACGATGCGGATCGTGTCGTGGACCTATTGGTAACTTATGAGGATGTCACCGAAAAAGTACTGGGTAAACAGGAAAAGGCTGAACTGGAGGCGCAACTGCGGAAGGCCGAGAAGATGGAAGCCATTGGCACCCTTGCCGGCGGGGTCGCTCATGATCTGAACAACATCCTTTCCGGTGTCGTCAGCTATCCCCAGATGCTGCTTCTCGACCTATCCGAAGAAGACCCATTCTATAAGCCGCTGCAGAATATTAGAAAGACAGGAGAACGCGCTGCCGCCGTCGTCCATGACCTGTTGAGCTTGGCTAGAAGGGCGGTGGAAAACATGGAGTCGGTTGAATTAAAGCAGGTCATCGATGACTACTTTCACAGTCCGGAATTTGCCAAATTGCAGTCCAACCATTCGCACGTACGGGTATCGCATCGTATCGCCTCGCCAGAGGTGAAGATTATAGGCGCCAAGCATCAGCTGTCCAAAGTCATAATGAATCTGATCAGCAACGCCATGGAAGCAACGGCTACACCTAATAAGGTCACCCTGCATTTACGCTTTGACAGCCTTTCGACAACTCACTCGGGTTATGAAGAAATTCCACCAAGCGACTACGCTGTAATCGACGTTGCTGACAGCGGGACAGGGATCAACGCAACGGACCTGGGGCACATTTTCGAACCATTTTACACCAAGAAAAAAATTGGGATACACTGTGACCGTGGCAAGAAGTGGTGA
- a CDS encoding response regulator transcription factor, giving the protein MNFESFFELVGLCGAFVAAYYFLIGCLSSDMIMDPGINGRQTYEKIIELKPNQKAIVSSGFAETEDVKKVLRIGAGQFIKKPFTISLIGKAIKRELYRT; this is encoded by the coding sequence ATGAACTTTGAGAGTTTCTTTGAACTTGTTGGATTATGTGGAGCCTTTGTAGCTGCTTACTATTTTTTAATAGGTTGTCTCAGTTCCGATATGATAATGGACCCTGGTATAAATGGACGGCAGACTTACGAAAAAATTATAGAACTCAAGCCTAATCAAAAAGCAATCGTATCCAGTGGATTTGCTGAAACTGAAGATGTAAAAAAAGTATTACGGATTGGTGCTGGACAATTCATTAAAAAGCCGTTTACCATATCTTTAATTGGCAAAGCAATCAAAAGAGAATTATATCGCACATAG
- a CDS encoding VPLPA-CTERM sorting domain-containing protein, with protein MKAITATLLTLFLLMPVGSVQAYMVSSPQKDGIFQSSMDRFGKGINSGDWKGGKESSHTPAWFSDDAGAFAEMGYGPWARGGSWNGATLGAGNAGFHDGWWNSPSSFFAVAFWQSGIADALDDFDWDGLENMDALLIIVWGVSTLADFDLESLQAVFWWPLETTPGSHVPLPGAVWLLGSGLFGLVGLRKKRRL; from the coding sequence ATGAAAGCAATTACCGCAACATTATTAACCCTCTTTTTATTGATGCCGGTCGGATCTGTCCAGGCGTACATGGTCAGTTCACCGCAAAAGGATGGCATTTTCCAGTCCTCCATGGATCGATTCGGCAAAGGCATTAATTCAGGCGACTGGAAGGGCGGAAAAGAATCCTCGCATACTCCAGCGTGGTTTTCGGACGATGCCGGGGCGTTTGCCGAAATGGGCTACGGCCCTTGGGCGCGAGGTGGGTCTTGGAATGGGGCGACCTTGGGCGCGGGAAACGCAGGCTTCCATGACGGCTGGTGGAACAGCCCGTCCAGCTTCTTTGCCGTTGCCTTTTGGCAGTCTGGTATCGCTGACGCGCTAGACGATTTCGATTGGGATGGTCTGGAAAACATGGACGCCCTCTTGATAATCGTTTGGGGGGTATCGACGCTCGCTGACTTCGACTTGGAGTCTCTGCAGGCGGTTTTCTGGTGGCCGTTGGAGACCACGCCCGGTTCCCATGTTCCCCTGCCGGGAGCCGTGTGGCTACTTGGCTCGGGACTTTTTGGACTTGTGGGCCTTAGGAAAAAAAGAAGGCTGTGA
- a CDS encoding PilZ domain-containing protein, whose product MEERRQMRRFTLRLPCLIYDGNDTCVDLLFEARTANVCTGGALLETDQRLPVGMPVHVNLLIRRNRPAEAIDAGGCVSLNGRVVREDDAGLGVAFSEKYRIMRTSDLFGRCKAVAHWLRQMENGGKAFLSLVQ is encoded by the coding sequence ATGGAAGAACGCCGGCAAATGCGACGATTCACACTGCGACTCCCTTGCCTGATTTATGACGGGAACGACACCTGTGTCGACCTGTTGTTCGAAGCCCGGACTGCCAATGTCTGCACCGGCGGCGCACTGCTGGAGACCGATCAGCGGTTGCCGGTGGGTATGCCGGTTCATGTTAACCTGCTGATTCGCCGCAATCGGCCGGCTGAAGCGATCGACGCGGGTGGCTGCGTCAGTTTGAACGGCCGGGTGGTTCGTGAGGACGACGCCGGACTGGGCGTGGCCTTCAGCGAAAAATACCGGATCATGCGCACATCCGACCTGTTTGGACGATGCAAAGCGGTTGCCCACTGGTTAAGGCAAATGGAAAACGGGGGAAAGGCATTTCTCTCGCTTGTTCAATGA
- a CDS encoding LuxR C-terminal-related transcriptional regulator, translating to MSPRIVPSRFEEEPPLFEPRAECFQIGLVSHNLFQNKLLQAMLAAELGGAHQVAEVAIRDRAVIVERPSWDLVLWDGYGLNLEEMNVKLRLGDAPDPIEQAMALFNVDPDVGTAFERRVIERCIRGIFYLDEPLDRFIKGVKAILQGELWFSRKITSKILMDIHYRRAGIAAAEAMLTAREKEILIAIASGASNSSIAEECFISPNTVKTHLYNIYKKIGVKNRLEATLWVARYL from the coding sequence ATGTCGCCCAGGATTGTACCCAGTCGATTTGAAGAGGAACCGCCGCTCTTCGAACCGAGAGCAGAATGTTTTCAGATCGGATTGGTGAGCCATAACTTATTTCAGAACAAACTGCTTCAGGCCATGTTGGCGGCCGAACTGGGCGGGGCGCATCAGGTTGCTGAGGTTGCCATTCGGGACAGGGCGGTTATTGTCGAGCGGCCGTCGTGGGACTTGGTTTTATGGGACGGGTATGGCCTGAACCTCGAAGAGATGAACGTCAAACTGCGCCTGGGCGATGCTCCCGATCCCATCGAGCAGGCCATGGCTCTGTTCAATGTTGATCCCGATGTCGGTACCGCTTTCGAACGACGCGTGATCGAGCGGTGCATTCGAGGTATTTTCTACCTCGACGAACCGCTGGACCGATTCATAAAAGGCGTAAAGGCGATTTTGCAGGGCGAGCTCTGGTTTTCCCGCAAAATAACCTCCAAAATTCTCATGGACATCCATTATCGACGCGCCGGCATTGCGGCGGCCGAAGCCATGCTCACCGCCCGCGAAAAGGAAATACTGATTGCCATCGCCTCCGGTGCCAGCAACAGCAGCATCGCCGAAGAGTGCTTTATCAGCCCCAACACCGTTAAAACCCACCTGTACAACATCTACAAAAAAATCGGAGTAAAGAACCGTCTGGAAGCCACCTTGTGGGTGGCCCGCTACCTGTAA
- a CDS encoding uroporphyrinogen decarboxylase family protein: MCDDTGTPKSEEQRLKVFADIMAKAVDRDDQYVAVFFSSGTFEMTHYLMGMEGAMMGLYEEPECMHELIECLTDYEIRYAEQIIERLKPNASLNRIKLPTVTLDNWVVSLNTDFRLTAAP; this comes from the coding sequence TTGTGCGACGACACGGGCACCCCCAAGAGCGAAGAGCAGCGCCTCAAGGTTTTCGCGGACATCATGGCCAAGGCCGTGGACCGTGATGACCAGTATGTGGCCGTCTTCTTCTCCTCCGGAACTTTTGAGATGACCCATTATCTCATGGGCATGGAAGGTGCTATGATGGGCCTGTATGAAGAACCGGAATGTATGCATGAACTGATCGAGTGTTTGACCGACTATGAAATCCGTTATGCCGAGCAGATCATTGAGCGCCTCAAGCCCAACGCCTCGTTGAACCGGATAAAGCTACCCACGGTGACATTGGACAATTGGGTTGTTTCCTTAAACACCGATTTTCGCTTAACGGCAGCCCCATAA
- a CDS encoding ABC transporter substrate-binding protein, producing the protein MKCKETAVPGMILGLLFFCCLMACSQPEEPIRIGISTWAGVEPAELAARKGFYEKRGVDVEMVRFSAYKDSIEAFREAKVDADMQTFDDAIRLYAAGRKMKVVLFTDYSFGGDGIVARKGIDTVSDLKGKKVGVEIGTVSHFSLVKALDTAGLKEEDIVIASIPAWEIKGAFIKGKIDAGVTWEPYLTSAAKDGGGRVIITSRDYPKTIVTTMVMSDDMISRRPDDVQKVVAAYFDAVKFMKAHPGEAYAIMAQAEGESVEEFTAHVEGIRYIDIETNKAAFGTMQDGELFDVGRNLTDFLFEKSMIKTVPDIAGLMDGGFVNNLR; encoded by the coding sequence ATGAAATGTAAAGAAACTGCAGTGCCGGGTATGATTCTGGGCCTGCTTTTTTTTTGTTGCTTGATGGCGTGCAGCCAGCCTGAAGAGCCGATCCGGATCGGCATTTCGACCTGGGCCGGCGTGGAACCGGCCGAACTGGCCGCACGGAAAGGGTTCTATGAAAAAAGAGGCGTGGATGTGGAAATGGTCCGCTTTTCGGCATACAAGGATTCCATCGAGGCCTTTCGCGAAGCCAAGGTAGACGCCGACATGCAGACTTTCGACGATGCTATCCGATTGTATGCGGCGGGACGAAAGATGAAGGTCGTGTTGTTCACGGATTACTCTTTCGGTGGGGATGGAATCGTGGCCCGCAAGGGGATCGACACGGTCAGTGATCTCAAGGGGAAAAAAGTCGGAGTGGAAATCGGTACGGTAAGCCACTTCTCCTTGGTGAAGGCGCTGGATACGGCGGGACTGAAGGAGGAGGACATCGTCATTGCCAGTATTCCCGCATGGGAGATAAAAGGCGCCTTCATCAAAGGAAAAATCGATGCCGGTGTCACCTGGGAGCCATATCTGACCAGCGCGGCAAAGGATGGCGGCGGCCGGGTGATCATTACGAGCCGGGACTACCCGAAAACCATCGTCACTACCATGGTGATGAGCGACGACATGATTTCTCGTCGACCGGACGATGTACAGAAAGTTGTGGCCGCCTACTTCGACGCCGTTAAGTTCATGAAGGCGCATCCTGGCGAGGCATATGCGATCATGGCGCAGGCCGAAGGCGAGAGCGTCGAAGAATTTACCGCTCATGTCGAGGGCATCCGCTATATCGATATAGAGACCAACAAGGCCGCATTCGGGACGATGCAGGACGGCGAATTATTCGACGTGGGCCGCAACCTCACCGATTTTCTTTTTGAAAAAAGCATGATCAAAACGGTTCCCGATATCGCCGGTTTGATGGACGGTGGATTCGTCAACAACCTCAGGTAG
- a CDS encoding HAMP domain-containing sensor histidine kinase encodes MLKTTSLRNKIILYISSVAIVFLAAGIYANLKADFRIQYENVTAKANALADEIGYAFEVLTIHEDDYSLRRVVEQTATIELVEEVGITDRKGRYLVHNRQGRVGESMAHPLLARVIEEERRHVSVEADKLVVIQPLHGEAYLARYRSDVIGSIVIVMDLAPFNARMRQRALVISLATIAFVALLGLCLGVVVNQLIIRPVGALSVATKQLTDGNWEARVAHKRQDEIGDLAFSFNFMAGAVAEREERLRIQKEEIQQANNELERRVAERTAELVQTAEQLRRELVLRKRTEASLRESEERLSVTLSSIGDAVIATGVAGEVTLMNPVAEQLTGWTRSEAYGRDSQEIFNIVNEETGIRVESPVEKVLRRGIVVGLANHTILISKNGVKIPIDDSGAPIRDDKGNVLGVVLIFRDVTEKRRSRKALKEYSERLEEMVASRTKELRDAQKELVRKERLAALGQLTATVAHEIRNPLGTVRTSIFSLSENIERNEKKRVDRALLLAERNILRCDRIITELLDFTRQKNLKKRPVKIDSWLEHLLAEQTIPEEIEYKLALDTGVSVPVDTEYLRRAVVNVIANALQALEEKGGTEMGLTVRTTIAGERIEIGVADTGPGISDDIREKIFEPLFSTKSIGVGLGLSIVEDIMAEHDGGVEIESESGKGTEVVLWLPVAKQRPATNPIDDTIVK; translated from the coding sequence ATGCTGAAGACGACCTCGTTGCGCAACAAGATCATCCTGTACATCAGCTCCGTCGCGATTGTTTTTCTGGCGGCGGGGATCTACGCGAACCTGAAAGCCGATTTTCGTATCCAGTACGAAAACGTGACGGCCAAAGCCAACGCGCTGGCCGACGAAATCGGATATGCCTTTGAAGTGCTGACCATACACGAGGACGACTATTCATTGCGACGGGTCGTCGAGCAGACTGCCACCATCGAGCTGGTCGAGGAGGTCGGTATCACCGACCGCAAGGGGCGTTACCTTGTCCACAACCGGCAAGGACGCGTCGGAGAATCGATGGCCCATCCGCTGCTCGCCCGGGTGATTGAAGAGGAAAGAAGGCATGTGTCGGTCGAGGCCGACAAGCTGGTCGTGATTCAGCCGTTGCATGGCGAGGCCTATCTGGCCCGGTACCGAAGCGATGTGATCGGGTCGATCGTCATCGTCATGGACCTCGCCCCCTTCAACGCCCGCATGCGTCAACGGGCCCTCGTCATTTCCCTGGCCACGATTGCCTTCGTTGCCCTGCTGGGCCTGTGCTTGGGCGTTGTTGTCAACCAGCTGATCATCCGGCCCGTCGGCGCCCTTTCGGTGGCCACGAAGCAGTTGACCGACGGCAACTGGGAGGCAAGGGTGGCGCACAAGCGGCAGGACGAGATCGGAGACCTGGCCTTTTCTTTCAATTTCATGGCCGGCGCGGTGGCCGAACGCGAAGAGCGCTTGCGCATTCAGAAAGAAGAAATCCAGCAGGCCAATAATGAATTGGAACGGCGCGTGGCAGAACGCACCGCAGAGCTGGTGCAAACGGCCGAACAATTGAGGCGCGAGCTCGTTTTGCGAAAGCGGACGGAGGCCTCGTTGAGGGAGAGTGAGGAAAGGCTTTCGGTCACCCTCAGCAGCATCGGCGATGCCGTGATTGCCACGGGGGTCGCAGGAGAAGTGACGCTCATGAACCCGGTTGCCGAACAGTTGACGGGCTGGACGCGATCAGAGGCTTACGGAAGGGATTCGCAGGAGATATTCAATATTGTCAACGAAGAGACGGGGATACGGGTCGAGAGTCCGGTTGAAAAGGTACTCCGCCGGGGAATCGTTGTCGGGCTGGCCAATCACACGATCCTGATTTCCAAGAACGGGGTAAAAATCCCCATCGATGACAGCGGTGCGCCGATCAGGGACGACAAGGGCAATGTTCTGGGCGTGGTTTTGATCTTCCGGGATGTAACGGAAAAGAGAAGGAGCCGCAAAGCGCTTAAGGAATACTCGGAGCGGTTGGAGGAGATGGTGGCATCAAGAACCAAGGAACTTAGGGATGCCCAGAAAGAACTCGTGCGCAAGGAACGGTTGGCGGCCCTGGGTCAGCTGACGGCCACCGTTGCCCATGAGATCCGGAATCCTTTGGGGACGGTTCGAACGTCTATTTTCTCCCTGAGTGAAAACATCGAGCGAAACGAGAAAAAGCGGGTCGATCGGGCGCTGCTGCTGGCGGAACGCAATATCCTGCGTTGCGACAGGATCATTACGGAGCTGCTGGATTTCACGCGTCAGAAGAATTTGAAAAAGCGGCCCGTCAAGATCGATTCCTGGTTGGAACATCTGTTGGCAGAGCAAACCATACCGGAGGAGATCGAATACAAGCTTGCGTTGGATACCGGCGTCTCCGTTCCCGTGGATACCGAATATCTTCGTCGCGCCGTCGTCAATGTGATCGCCAATGCGCTCCAGGCCCTTGAGGAGAAGGGGGGGACGGAGATGGGGCTGACGGTACGGACGACAATTGCCGGAGAGCGGATCGAGATTGGGGTGGCCGACACCGGACCAGGCATTTCCGATGACATACGGGAGAAGATCTTCGAACCGCTTTTCAGTACAAAAAGCATCGGTGTCGGCCTGGGGCTCTCCATCGTCGAGGATATCATGGCGGAGCACGACGGAGGCGTCGAGATCGAGAGCGAGTCGGGCAAAGGAACGGAAGTGGTCTTGTGGCTGCCGGTAGCGAAGCAAAGGCCGGCGACCAACCCAATTGATGATACTATAGTAAAATGA
- a CDS encoding IS4 family transposase produces MLDKPTPKIYSKKEKLYYLGGDIMLSPVFTPFIKNSPISVMARGLMEKVLNPEQLDEWFENTAKEQYTRDLLFSTLFYLMSQVVQGSQRSIHAAFQASKEDIAVSVTSIYNKLNGMEPSTSAALVRYAAEQVEPIIQRLLGKQNSPLPGKRIKLLDGNCIEKSHHRIKELRSIASGPLPGKSLVVYDSMLHLPIDVFPCEDGHAQERSLLKTVLETIVADDVWVADRNFCVVEFTCGIDKRDAWFIIREHGNYPLELIGKEKYIGKIETGTVYEQPIRVRDEAGEEHAFRRIRVKLKGETRDGDTEIFIITNLSKSAANAKTVARLYRDRWTIETAFQRLAEYLNSEINALGYPRAALFGFCVALVAYISMSVVKAALGSVHGVDFIERNVSGYYIANEIEGVYQGMMIVIESDHWVVFRDMPESDLVRLLEELAGNVKLSKYQKHPRGPKKPKPKRVAMKNKPHVSTAKILAERKKS; encoded by the coding sequence ATGCTGGACAAACCCACCCCCAAAATATACAGTAAAAAAGAAAAACTGTATTATTTGGGAGGTGACATCATGTTGAGTCCTGTTTTTACGCCGTTCATCAAGAATTCTCCGATTTCTGTCATGGCTCGTGGTTTGATGGAGAAGGTACTGAATCCTGAGCAATTGGACGAATGGTTCGAGAACACCGCTAAAGAACAATACACAAGGGACCTTTTGTTTTCGACGCTTTTTTACCTGATGAGCCAGGTCGTTCAGGGAAGCCAGCGATCAATTCACGCAGCCTTCCAGGCTTCAAAAGAGGATATTGCCGTTTCAGTTACCTCAATCTACAATAAGTTGAACGGCATGGAACCAAGTACATCGGCAGCTTTGGTCCGATATGCCGCCGAGCAGGTGGAACCTATTATTCAAAGATTGTTGGGTAAACAAAACTCCCCTTTGCCTGGCAAACGAATCAAACTGCTTGATGGCAACTGTATCGAAAAGAGCCATCACCGAATCAAAGAGTTGCGGTCCATAGCCTCAGGTCCTCTTCCGGGGAAATCATTGGTTGTGTACGATTCGATGTTGCACCTGCCCATCGATGTGTTTCCTTGCGAAGACGGCCATGCGCAAGAACGCTCATTATTGAAAACGGTGCTTGAAACTATTGTTGCCGATGATGTTTGGGTTGCCGATCGCAATTTCTGCGTGGTTGAATTCACCTGCGGCATCGATAAGCGGGATGCGTGGTTCATTATCCGTGAGCATGGGAATTATCCTCTCGAGCTAATTGGAAAGGAAAAATATATCGGCAAAATCGAAACAGGAACCGTATACGAGCAACCCATCCGGGTTCGTGATGAAGCTGGCGAAGAGCACGCCTTCAGGCGGATTCGCGTGAAGCTGAAGGGTGAAACCCGTGATGGTGATACCGAGATTTTCATCATCACGAATCTATCAAAGAGCGCAGCAAACGCTAAAACAGTTGCCCGGTTGTATCGGGATCGATGGACCATCGAAACGGCCTTTCAGCGTCTCGCTGAATATTTAAACTCTGAAATTAATGCATTGGGCTATCCTCGTGCCGCTCTTTTCGGTTTTTGCGTTGCTCTGGTCGCCTATATCAGCATGTCCGTTGTAAAAGCAGCACTGGGCAGTGTTCACGGTGTCGATTTCATAGAACGGAACGTATCTGGTTATTACATCGCCAATGAAATCGAAGGCGTCTACCAAGGGATGATGATCGTTATCGAAAGCGACCATTGGGTCGTTTTTAGAGACATGCCAGAAAGTGATCTGGTTCGGTTGCTTGAAGAATTAGCTGGCAACGTAAAATTATCAAAGTACCAGAAGCATCCTCGAGGTCCCAAAAAGCCCAAACCGAAGCGGGTTGCGATGAAAAACAAGCCACATGTTTCAACCGCGAAAATACTCGCTGAGAGAAAGAAGTCATAG
- a CDS encoding response regulator, giving the protein MDVKLPGKNGVESFMEIRKIKPDARVVMMTGYSVEQLLDRAVENGAWGVLHKPLDMKALLSMIEKNQPHGIVIADDDPDFVASIHELLTGNGYRVFVATNGREAVERILSNGIDVLILDLRMPVLNGLETYLELKRAGRVVPTIISTAFMDEETGTIEKLRSLSVSGVLRKPFDPAELLKAVEHLAMRKKG; this is encoded by the coding sequence ATGGACGTGAAGCTGCCCGGAAAAAACGGTGTCGAAAGCTTCATGGAGATCCGGAAAATCAAGCCCGATGCCAGGGTGGTGATGATGACCGGCTACAGTGTGGAGCAACTCCTTGACAGGGCGGTGGAAAACGGGGCCTGGGGCGTACTCCACAAACCGCTGGACATGAAGGCGTTGCTGTCGATGATCGAAAAAAACCAGCCTCACGGCATCGTGATCGCCGACGACGACCCGGATTTTGTCGCCAGCATCCACGAGCTGCTGACAGGCAATGGATACCGTGTCTTTGTGGCAACCAACGGCCGGGAAGCGGTGGAGCGTATCTTATCCAACGGGATCGACGTGCTGATCCTGGATCTTCGGATGCCCGTGCTCAACGGCCTGGAGACTTACCTGGAGTTGAAAAGAGCCGGTCGTGTCGTTCCGACGATCATCAGCACGGCATTCATGGATGAGGAGACGGGAACGATAGAGAAGCTCAGGAGCCTATCCGTCAGCGGCGTGTTGAGAAAACCATTCGATCCTGCGGAACTGCTGAAAGCGGTCGAACACCTGGCGATGCGGAAAAAGGGATGA